Below is a window of Anas platyrhynchos isolate ZD024472 breed Pekin duck chromosome 13, IASCAAS_PekinDuck_T2T, whole genome shotgun sequence DNA.
GCAGTCATCCCCTCCCCGCAGGGCCCTCACGCTGCCCTCAGCAccagctggcacccacagccccaACGCTGCCCTGGTGGGGCAGGGAAATGGCCGCCTTGAGCCCATGGGGTGGTGGCCGTGCTCTTGGTGCTCGCAGCAGGCTCTGGGCTGCACCCACTGAGTCGAATTTTCCACAGCAGCCCGGGCAAGGCAGCGTCAAACCCAGTTCCCAAGAGCACGGACGTGACCGTGGGCGCTCGTGTGAGCCAGCACCCGAATCGGTGTGTGCCCCCGGGACTGGGAGAGCGAGGATTTTAGGCTGCCTCAATAAAGGAATTGTTTGTTGAAAGCAGGGGAGTTAATAATTTTCTTCCGTGACCCGGATGCTGTAATCAACACGCTGTAGGAGAGAATGATTAACGAGCTGGAGAGCTTGGCTTTTAAAGAACGTTTGAAGCTGAACTAGGTCGGCATAGTTCggacaacagcagcaaaagggGAATAGGAAAATTCATTAGACGGATTGGGAGGTGCAAACACCAGTTGGTGAGAAAAGATGTTCAGTATGGCAAATAGGGGCATAGCTGGGAGAAACGAGGCAAGATTTAACAAGGAAGTTAAAGGAAATAGCTGGCTAAATATCAGCAGGTGACTCTTGGCAGTAGGAGCCGTCTGACTGAGATCCCGGTTCCAAGGAGGATGGATGCCTGTTACCTGAGTCACCCCAAAGGCTGTAGGTTAAGCTGACGTGTTTTTTCTACCTGTGGTTCACCTGGGGCTCTAGGGATTGCTCCTGCAGGAATGCAAGGCCTTGGCTGTGTTGAACTTTTCTGTACACGGTCAATACCTTTTTAGAAGATCCCCGTATTGGAAAACTTTGCATGAACTGCTCTAGGGAACAGCAAGCACTGAGTTATTTTGGGACCACCCCACACTTGCATCTTTCTCAGGTTTAAATTTCCAGCTTCACTGCAGCAAACCTCATGGAGGGGACAGGATGTGTCCTGGACTCTGGTGCCTGCCTCAGCCCCGTTCCTCTGATTCTCTACCGGGTTGAACCCGGTTTTTATGCTGGTGTCATGCCACTGGAATGACACCCGGAGCAGCCGGTCCTCAGCTTGCCCGTCTCACATTGTCGTTCGGGTTAATGATATGTTGCAGTATCTTGGCATGTTCTGTTTACGGATCCAAACTCGAAGGCTCAGCAGGCCACAATGTCTCTGAGTTACAGAAGGGACACCTCTATTCTAGGAGAGGTGGAGCGCTTCTGACTAAAAAGTGCCTTGGCAACAGAGCCAGGAGTAAAAGATGCGTCTTCTCACTTCTAGCCTCAGGCTCTAACTAATTGAAGGTGTTACCTCCCACATTACTGTGTCAGAAGGAAAGATTTTGCCTTCCAATCCACATGCTCTTTCCATCTGATTCACTCCGAGGCTATAGCCCAGCCCTCGGGACACCAAAAGCCGTCTCTCAAATAGAAGGCTGCTGGGTGCCACCCCAAGGACCATGACAGTTTAGATCCTGCCTTCCTCGCTGCCTCCTTGAGATGGAGATGGGCAATCCACGCTTGTTTCCCTGCATTAAGGAGCCTTCAGCCCAAACACATGGGGTGCaaacagctctgctcttcccaccTCGGAGACTGCCCCATCTCCTCACGGCATGCTGAGAACCGCTGCCCTCTGACGTTTCCCCAGACCTGAGCATAAAGGTGGCAGGGCACACTCAGTTGGTCCTTGCTGTGACACTCAGCACTGCCAGGATGAAGCAAGACACAGGGTGTTATTTAACATGCTTTGGTATAACCCTGATGGCCCTGTCACTTGGTGCTTTACCTGCTATGCTCTGTTGCCCTTTGGCCCCAAAGCATCACCCAACTCGCAGGTGTTAGAGACAGACGGTGCAGGCATAGTTTCCAAAACATCACCGCACCCTCATATTGTCACCAAATCCCATTCTTTTCAGACATCTCTCTAAAATACGTTTCAGATTTCATTGGATCGGCTTCCTGGACAGGACATCCTAAACTGCtttgctgctcagctgctgaCCAACTGCAGAGGCAGATGTGCTCACATTGTTTCAGAGCTACCCATgcccagaattttttttttttaccaatgCCCAGAAATTGCTAGGCCTGAATTTTCACCAGAGTGTTCCCGCTGGGCTGTACATCCATGCCCAGCTGCTCCGAGCTCAGTCCCACAGCTCCCCCTGTGCTGCAAGCTGACAGTTTGCAAAATCCTCGTGGTGTGCTTTGCTGGGAGGTTGTTATTTGGCTGCATTCACCCCAGGGACTCACATGGGACACTGGGCAGCTGGCAGGGAGTAAGAGTACGCAGTCCCTAGCACAGCGTAAGGAGCCCAGTCCCTTGCTGCCTGATTTTAGCAGCGCTTTTAGCTGCCCAaccccagctccagcacaggaCCGCTCACAGctgacagcagcactggggTGGGCTGTGGTCCTCTGGGAAGGACAGACAGAAAAGCTGTCAGGCTGTCCGGTGCCTGGAGGGACAGTGGCACCCTGTGGGGAGGTAGCTCACGGCTGCATCCCTTGGGCCTCGCCAGGCAGAGCCACTTCACCGGCCTTCAAGCTGCTGTCCTGTTCGGCTGCCCCAAGGCAGGGGCAATCGTGGGCTGACCGTCCTGAGCtgcccctcctgctcctgctgtgctgcatcTGCTTTGCTGTATGGGGCAGAATCGTCCCCCCGGCTCCTGGAAGAGGCCTTTGGGTCTGGGGTTGCCAGGTCATTTGGGCTCCTGCTGGCTCCTGTCTTAGGGTTTCTGTCCCACACCCGAGCACAGGTACTAAACACTGATTCAAAACCCTTTAGAGAAGATAACTCTCCAGAATCCAAACCACCTGCACTTGTGAAAAAGCCTGTGGCCGGGGCATTTTACCCCCTCGcatccctgcagagcagcagcccgtGGCCACGCTGCGTCTCTCTGAGCTCCCCGTGCAGTTTGGGTGGGACAGGTGCCCCTCCTTGCTACAGGGAACTAGAGCCTGTGCCGAGTCGTTGTTAGGACAGACAGACTCATAccaaaaaaaccctaaaaagtcaaaaaaaaaaaccaaaaaaaccacaaagcacTGGAACCAGCCCCCATAATTTCGGCGCAAAGCTCAATAAGGACAACGCTGGGTCTGGGGGCGCAGGGGGGTTCCCTCTCTGCCCCGGTGCCCCACAAACACGCCCCGCCCGCCCCCAGGAGGTGCCCTCATGCATATTCACAAGGAGTGGGCGTGGCCAGACCCGGGGCTCATTCATTATTCATGAGGTTTCGCGCGCTTTTGCCGCCCACGTGAGCTTCTTGGCGCGGAACGCGGCGGGGCAGGAAGGAGCTATGGCGGTgagcggccggggggggctcggggtgcCACAGCCCCTAGCCCCGATCCCCGATCCTCCCGACCCGGTTACTGGCCTGCAGGGTCCGGGGATCGGGTTTTAGGGGTTGGCGGGGGGGTGGTCGCTGCGGGCACCCCGAGGTGCTCGGGGCAGGGGGTGGGTGCGAGCCCTTTTCTGCTACCCTGGGGGTGGGTTCCCCCAAATTCCCGTGTATCCCCTTTAATATGTGCTAATTATTCCCATCCCCCCCCATCAGGAAGGGGGATCCACTGCCCACTAGCCCACCCGCTGTCCCCCTtttgccccccagcccccgtcGGTGAGGCTCCTGgaagccccgagcccccccttTTCCTGCCCCGGTGGCTGGGATGGGGGTgtcccccaatccccccaacCCTCACCACCCCTCTTGTCCCCTTGCAGGACTCCTCTGAGTCACAGGCAGCGGCCACCAGCCCGGTACGAAGCTCTCGGCGCGGCGATGCCTTCACCTCCAGCCCCGGCCGGGACCTGCCCCCCTTCGAGGATGAGTCCGAGGGGCTCCTGGGGACCGGGGGGCtccccgaggaggaggaggaagaaggggaagagcTCATCGGGGAAGGGATGGAGAGGTAAGGGAGCCGAGAGGAGAGGGCTTCTGGgggaggtggggatggggtTTTGCTCATTTTTGGTGCAGCTGACACCATGGGAGCTCGTCGCTGGGGTGGGTgcctctgctgtgctggggggtTCAAAGAGCTTCTGGTAGGGGAGAAGGGGCAGGACGTGGTGTGGGGCAAGTCCTGGCAGCACAGAGCGAATTGGAAGCCAGGAGGAATGTGCTATCATCATCCAGTGGGGAGAAACGTGGATCTGTCTGGATATGGGATGCACATCCAGCACAGTTCCTTGCTCTTGCAGGCATAAATCTGAAAGTTTTGTTGCTCAGCTAGGGCTGTCAGCGAGCTGGTGAACTTTACAGCACAAAGACTCGAATGCTGGCACTCATAACCCTGGTGCTGGAGCCCTCGGTACCGCAGGGCATCTCTCCATGTGTGCCTGCACAGCAGTACCCAGCGAGGGGCTGGAGAAATGCTTTCTGCTGATTCAGGGCTGTGTTTTTGCTAGGGACTACCGCCCCATCCCGGAGCTGGACGTCTACGAAGCAGAGGGCCTGGCCTTGGATGATGAAGATGTGGAGGAGCTGACTGCCAGCCAGCGGGAGGCTGCCGAGAGGGTCATGAGGCAGCGAGACCgggagctggagcagggcatGGGCCGCATGAGGAGGGGGCTGCTTTACGGTAGGTGGAGATGAGCTTTAGCAGCCGGGCTGCTGATCCCTGTGTGCTCAGCAGGCTGTAAGCTGGTCCTGGTGGGCAAGCTGGTCGGTCACCCTCAGAATATACTGCAGGGAGGACTCCAAAGCTCTGGTGTATTTGGGATCTTTGTGAAATCTGAGGCTGTGAGGTTGGCTGGCCTCCCCTGTGCACGATCCCTTTCACTTGGGTTCCCTAGTTGCTCATTTGATGTGTTCTCCTGGTTATATAGCTGCTGCTGAAACAAAGTCAGGATCCTGGGCTTAGGATTATACACAGTGTATGCTGTGGAGTTTGGGGTTGGTGTTCCTATAGAGACTTCTgcaggctggatgggtgggCCTTTTGTGCACTTGCAGGTCCCAAGGTTTGTATCCCAAGCGCCAGCCTCTTTGCTTCCACAGCCTGCGTAGTCTGACCGCAACTAGTCCAAGGAGTGGGAATCCCAACCCTGACAATTTGTCTTCCTGACCCTTAGACAGCGACGATGAAGACGAAGACCGTCCTTCGCGCAAGAGGCGGCTGGCAGAACGGGCTGCCGACGGCGtcgaggaggaggatgaagacaTGATTGAGAGCATCGAGAATCTGGAGGACATGAAGGGGCACTCGGTGAGGGAGTGGGTTTCCATGGCGGCTCCCCGCCTTGAGATCTACCACCGCTTCAAGAACTTCTTGAAGACACATGTGGATGACCACGGGCACAATGTCTTTAAGGAGAGGATCAGTGACATGTGCAAAGGTAGGGCTGGGGGATCACAGGCTCACTTCTCTTTATGTGGGCTGTGGTACTTTGCAGTGATCCAGCCCCCAGGGGGTATTTTGCTCCCTGCCCTGTTTGTCTCAGACATCAAGTCAGCACTTTCAGAAACTGATGCTGATGGAGATAAATGAATAATGGAAACATCGTGACTGTCATCTTTGATTCTGACTGACTAATTAGAAGGCCCCTGGCATCTGCTGTTCATTAATATTCATATCCTAGAAATGCTGGCAAGAAATATGTGGGGCAGCAGACAGTGGTCTGCAAGCTCGCGATGTGAAAGAGACAACAATGACTTGCTGTGTGCGCCGGCTTCTTTCTCACACTGGAGTCTGGATTGTCCAGCGGGGGGACACAAACAGAGCCTCTGACTTTGAAAATCACGTCAGTGTCGCAGCATTGTATTGTAACCAGTCACTGACAGAAGCAATCATTAGGGCTGTTACTGATAAATTTTAGAAGCAGAAATTGTCACGTCTAGGAACAGCTTGTGTAGCTGCAATTCGTATTTCTTCACTACATTGAGCCAGAAGCTTGATTACTGGATGTGGGTCACTGTTAGGCAGCTAGCAAATAAGATTttgtcctgtcccttcccagGAACATCAGAGGCAGAAGGGTTTTGCCAACTAGTCAGCACAGTTGTTTCTCCTATTAACTTCTGTTTCTTGGAGGTCAGTGGGAGAGTTGTGTCGGGCTGAGGCTTACAAATCTCGGGAGCACTGAGCCTGAGAAATATCTGTGCTGAACTGGAGAGGAACAATCGGCAGTTTAGTACTCATAGAGAacttggcagaaaaaaatgacttaaaCTTTTTCAAATTGTTGTCCCCCACACTTTTCAGGGAAGGTGCGGACATCTGTGAGGTGCAACTTGCAGGAAACAAGCTTTTGCAGGAAACTATCTTTTGAAAATTCCTTGAAGAGTGAGCAGgctgaaaataaattccatcccttctttttcttcagaaaacagagaaagccTGGTGGTGAACTACGAGGATCTGGCTGCCCAGGAACACGTCCTTGCCTACTTTCTGCCTGAGGCCCcagcagaaatgctgaagaTCTTTGATGAAGCAGCCAAGGAAGTGGTGTTGGCCATGTACCCCAAATACGATCGTATTGCTCAGGAGATCCACGTCCGGATCTCCCACCTCCCGCTGGTGGAAGAGTTGCGGTCACTCAGGTGAGCAGCAGAACCACTAGCAGTGGCTGAAGGGCTTGCAGGAGGCTTTGGGGTGCTCAGAGAACTAGTCTGCAAGCTAAAGTTCTGGATAAGTCCAACAGAATGACGAAGCTTCTAACAGGAAAAAGTCAGATTAAGGATGAACTTCCAGTGTCcccaaaagcaaaatacaaaccTTGGGAGAAAGCTCCTACTGAGAGCTTTTTCTTAGGAGGCCTTTGACAGTTATGCCTTGGAGCAAGAATGTGCTTGGGGGATGTTCTGCCCTCCGTGCCCTGCAAGCATCCAGCATCTCTCTTTCCTCAGGCAACTGCACTTGAACCAGTTGATCCGGACCAGCGGAGTGGTGACGAGTTGCACAGGGGTCCTGCCTCAGCTCAGCATGGTCAAATACAACTGCATGAAGTGCAGCTTCATCCTGGGACCCTTCTTCCAGTCCCAGAACCAGGAGGTGAAGCCCGGATCCTGCCCAGAGTGTCAGTCTCTTGGCCCCTTTGAAATCAACATGGAAGAGGTAAGAGATGCGGGCACGGGGCTGTCTGCTGgtcctgccctggctgctgctgtgcctgtccctccctgccctgcctagGATCTCACCCTCTGAaggggcttggtgctgtgagAGGGGCCTACTGCTATAGCCAGGGGACTGTGAAGATCTTCTCTATTTGAGATGTTAACCTGAATCTGCCTGATTTAGCAGtcaaaagtcatttttcttgCATACACAAGCTGTCCAGCTCTCCTCCTTCCCAGGCTAGGTCAGTATTTCCAGAGCTACCAGCTAAGGAAATGAGGGGACTGTAGCAAAACCCATAGCTTCTGGCTCCTCTTCTTTGCTTTGATATTTTCAACTGTCAAGAATAGTGTCTTCCTCCCAGGAACTGCTCTGGGATGGACAAGCACCACAGAAGCTGAAGCCTAGGGGTCagatgtgaggggaaaaaagctttcTTGCCACCATCGTTGTCTGTCACAGGCTAGAATTTCTCCTCACAACCTCCATCTTCCCATAGTTCTCTACCCAAAATATAGTAAATCTTTTGAGTGGACCTTTTTAGTGAGGTGCCTTTGAAAAGCATTGGCAGTGCTGATGCTATCCAGACATGTTGAGTAACTTTAATTTTGTTGCTGCAGACGGTCTATCAGAACTATCAGCGCATCAAAATCCAGGAGAGCCCTGGCAAGGTAGCTGCTGGCAGGCTGCCCCGCTCCAAGGATGCCATCCTCCTTGCTGATCTGGTTGACAGCTGCAAGCCAGGGGATGAAATTGTGAGTATGTTGTTGAACTTGAGTATGGGGTGAGCACGGAACACTTCTAAATTCTCTGATAGGTACATCAGTAATTGTGTCAGAGGGGATGCAGGGACAAATCATCCTCAGATATGTTTGAGCGGCTACTTTCGAGACGGGTAtcttaaaatggaaaagggGGGCTGGTTTTCACCGTGTAGACACTGATACACCATCTCCTGGTTCTCAGGAGCTCACAGGGATCTACCACAACAACTACGATGGCTCCTTGAACACTGCCAACGGGTTCCCGGTGTTTGCGACTGTGATCCTGGCCAACCACATCACCAAGAAGGACAACAAGCTGGCTATCGGGGAGCTGACTGACGAGGATGTGAAAGTGCTTGTGGGTCTGTCCAAGGATGAGCAAATTGCGGAGAAGGTGGGTCTGCCTCAAACAGCCCTTCTTTTCCTGCTGAGAGCCAGCCATTACCTGGTTGGATCAGAAAGTGAGGGAAGGTGTCAGCTGGCTAAATACTAGCTAGAAGAAGTTTTAGAAATCCCAGTTCTAAACGCTTTTCTGGTCCTCTGTATCTCTGACAGCTATTGACGAGCATGACTTACAAGAGGGAAGCAGATATGACACTTCCCTTGTGCTTTTGGGGGTCAAATTCTCTGTTTCTACCTTCCTCTAAGCCTTCCACGTCACAACAGAGCTGGAAGATGAGGGTGAGAGGCTCTGACACTGCTGGACTCTGATCATTATTTCCTCACACTTTGCTTTCAGGATACGGGAAGAGAAAGTATTCTGAGGGGCCAGTGCCTGCATATCCCTTAAGGAGGTGTTATTACTTAGCTAAGCTGTGACTGAGGTCTTGGCTTTGCTTCTCTCTGCATGCTGAGGCCTGAATCAGTACTCACAAGAAACAAGCTGCTGGGTTGGTGTGTGTACAAACTCACTTGAGTCAGGTTTAAGTTCTCTAGTAAAGGGACTTAACTCTGTTCTCTCAGTCCTGTAGTTCTTACATTGATGGTGCAGCTCCTGGTGGGTAGAGCAGCTTCAGGACTGCTTTAAAATCAGTAGTGTCTAGCATCAGCCTATTATCAGAATAACCTTGAGAAAATAAGCCAGTTGTTTGTAGTATTTGACCATGATGACAATTTGTGTACGGCACAGCCCATCCAACTACTGTTGTGTGCAGTGAGTAAGTCTCAAACTGAGTCAAGGTCTCCAGCTTCACGGCAGCTGGTAACAGCCCCTGTGGTGTGTGCTTTGTGCACAACACAAGTATGGAGGCAGTGGTGGCACCTTCCAGCCCTGAACTATGAAATCTCCCATGTTCCAGCAGTTCTGATTTTTGAGGCAATTTTAGGGGACTCATGATGGTTTTCATGCCATTTTCTGCCCAGACTGCGAAATGGCATTCCCTAGGCAACTCTCTTCTGCTCTTCCTTTCAGATCTTTGCCAGCATTGCCCCGTCTATTTACGGGCACGAAGATATCAAGAGGGGTTTGGCTTTAGCTCTGTTTGGTGGAGAGCCCAAAAACCCAGGTGAGCGTCCCTTGTGTTCTGTTGCTTGGGGCTGCTTCATGCAGCTGGAAGCAAATGGAAATGGGTTTGTCTGCACTGGTGCAGGGAGAGTGGTTGGAGTTGTCCGTGTGTCTTGGTGAGAGACAGGGTAACAGGCTGAGGGGTATCTCTGACTGAAGTGGCTCTTTTTATCACAGTGAAAACTCTGGTGTGGGAGTAGAAACGCCTAGAATAaaaccagctcctgctgcaaacCTGGGCAAGTTTTTATCCCTCCTTCTCTAGGAGGATGCCCCTTTAAAAGTTTGATCTTTTGGTGTCCTGATTTGTTATGTCCTTAGAAGAATGTGTTCAGCAGGCTTAGAAACACTGCCTTACACTTGTATTTAGAAAGCTGCTGTTGCAGTGGAAAGGGAGAAGCTCTGCTTTGGATTCCCAACACTCAATATTTGACCCTTCAGTACGTTAGTTCTTCTTGGAGCTCTAAACTATAACAAAACACGAGAGCATCCAaagctggttttcttttttccctcagcTTCCCTGTGAGGTGGTTTCCCTGAGTACACTTTGCCGTCCCCTCAGCTTTGTGGTGGTCAGGGCAGGGTTGCTATCAGGCCACGTGCAGAGCACTGAGCTGCCTGTGTGTCTCTCCCATTGCTGTTTTAGGTGGCAAACACAAAGTCCGTGGTGACATCAACGTGCTCCTCTGCGGGGACCCCGGTACTGCAAAGTCACAGTTCCTAAAATACGTGGAGAAAGTGTCCAGCAGGGCCATCTTCACCACTGGCCAGGGTGCTTCTGCCGTGGGTCTCACAGCCTATGTCCAGAGGCATCCAGTCAGCAAGGAGTGGACTTTGGAAGCTGGAGCGCTCGTGCTGGCTGACAGAGGGGTCTGCCTGATCGATGAGTTTGACAAGGTGAgtcctggctgtgctgtggagGGCGTGGCTCCAACCTCTGTGGTGAGGAGACTGTAACTTGGGGTGCAGTTTGCTGTGTGTTCAGAGCACCCCACATGAGCTAATTCTCCTTGGTGCGTCAGGCAGTGGTGCATTAGAGTTTGGTTCACCTCACATCATCCTTGCTTTCTTGTAGATGAATGACCAGGATAGGACCAGCATCCACGAAGCCATGGAACAGCAAAGCATTTCCATCTCCAAAGCAGGCATTGTCACATCCTTGCAAGCCCGCTGCACTGTTATAGCTGCTGCCAATCCCATAGGTAAGCGCTGAGAGACCACAGGCCCATCGCAGGCCTCCAGCATCAGTCCTGTTGTCATGAGATCTATGTTTGCCTCAAAGCTTCAGCCCTGAAGCCCATGTTTGACTTGAAAGTTTGTCTCTGTGCCCCAGGTGGTCGATACGACCCATCGCTGACTTTCTCGGAGAACGTAGACCTGACGGAGCCCATCATCTCTCGCTTTGATATCCTGTGCGTGGTGAGAGACACGGTGGACCCTGTGCAGGTACAAGCGGTGCAGTGAATCCGAGTTTGTGGCAGTGCTGTTGGGATGCTCAGCTGCTGTTGCTCAGAGTTTTGCTGCCTAGTGGGCATCCTCAGTTCTGTTCCTCCACTGTTTCCTTGTAGGATGAAATGCTGGCCCGGTTTGTTGTTGGCAGCCACATCAAGCACCACCCTGGAAGCAAGGAGGCAGTGAACGGGGACTCCAGTGAGGTTATTCTTCCCAACACATACGGGGTCGAACCCATTCCCCAGGAGATCCTGAGGAAATACATCGTCTATGCCAAGGAGAAGGTCCACCCCAAGCTTAACCAGATGGACCAGGACAAGGTGGCCCGGATGTACAGTGACCTCAGGAAAGAGTCTATGGTGAGAATACtgggaaaagggggaagaagTATGCATCTAGATTGTAAATCAGCCTGTGGCTGCTCCAGCACATGTTGACACATTCTAGCTATTCGTGTCAAAAGAGTCTGTGCCACTTTTTTGTGAGAGACAGGCACACGCTACAGTGTCTGCTGAACAGACGATTCTTCATCTAAATGCAGAGGCTTGCCTGTGGGTGATCCACGGGCTGATGGGCTGGACACATGTACTAATTCCTGCCAGGGCAAAGTCCTCATGTTGTGACTCAGTCTGGCAGGCCCACAGGAGATGTTTCTATTTGTTCAGCCCCATGTGCTCCTGGTACCTCACGAGGAGCTGTTCTGTGTAGAAATACCCTCTTCTTGTCTGGGGGATCTTTCAGGCTCAATTCATCCTCTGCAAGTGCAAGTGGATTTTTTTGAGGTCAGAAGAGGATTATGGAACCTTGGGAAAACTTATGGGTTTTTAGAATGgccttttatttctcttcctggctttttgtttctccttGCTGGAGGTAGCTGGGGATTGGTGTGCCTGGAAGGCCACTAAGCACTGGCAACGAGGGACCCCACGAAGCATTCCCTCATGCTGCTGAATTAAAATATTGACCACAGGCTCCTGCAGCATGTGCCAGCAGGTGGCAGTGCCTCCTTAGCCTGAGACAGTCCTTGaagggccaggagcagctgctgccccagaAGCCGCGTGTCTTGCCCCAGGTCTTTTACCCTTCAGTAAggagctgctccttcctccccctcctcaggcGACCGGCAGCATCCCCATCACGGTGCGGCACATCGAGTCCATGATCCGGATGGCCGAGGCTCACGCCCGCATGCACCTGCGGGATTACGTGGTGGAGGACGACGTCAACATGGCCATCAGGGTGATGCTGGAGAGCTTCATCGACACGCAGAAGTTCAGCGTCATGCGGAGCATGCGCAAGGTGGGTGCCTGGGGGCTCGGCTGCAGCCCCCTTggtggtgctggctgcggggagaggCTCCTCCAGGCCCTGCAGGGTCTGCCCTGCACAGGCAGGCATCGTGTCTGTGTGAAGGGTATCCTGAGTCTGGAGGCACTGCTACGTGACCGCCCTTTGCTAGTGGGTGGTGGGGTGTGCAGGGGCTCTCTCAGGAGCGCTGTTTTATCAGGGCTGGGGATGAACACGAGTCCTGACCTGTGCCCTGAGCCCCTGTGCCCAAAGCACAGTCGTGTCTCTCCTCCTTTGACACCTTTCCTCCTGTTTTGTCCCAACACTcctgctgctactgctgccaGGTGATCGAGCAGGCAGGcagtttcttcacatttttttttaggtcttTTCAGGGGACAGTTAACCCCATTGCAGCCCACACCGTGACTCGGTGCACAAGAGCCTGCCTGCGCTTTTCTCTGCGTGGCAGGGCCTGGCTCTGAACAGCTCttggctggctgcagcctggcatCTGTCCAGAGTGCCTGCCCTCAGTCTGGGTGACTCGTGGCCTCTCTGTGTGGCTGCAGACAGCCAGCCGGGCACAAACGTCTGCTGGGCAGGCACGGGGTGGTCTGGGTTAAGAGAAGCAGCTCTACCCTTCCTCAAGGGCTGCTTCCCCCAGGGGCAGCACGCCTCTGCAGCCGTGTCCTCTCAGCCCCTGGGAggctcctgggctgctgctggggtccCTCCTGAGATTTTGGATGGGCGTCAGAGCAGCTGGTGGAAAAATACCTTGGCTGATACAGGGCTTTGTTGAAACTGCACTTGCAGGTGGCTGCTTGGCAAGGCTGAAATCCCTAAGGAGACTCTGAGGGTGCAGGTGACAG
It encodes the following:
- the MCM2 gene encoding DNA replication licensing factor MCM2; its protein translation is MADSSESQAAATSPVRSSRRGDAFTSSPGRDLPPFEDESEGLLGTGGLPEEEEEEGEELIGEGMERDYRPIPELDVYEAEGLALDDEDVEELTASQREAAERVMRQRDRELEQGMGRMRRGLLYDSDDEDEDRPSRKRRLAERAADGVEEEDEDMIESIENLEDMKGHSVREWVSMAAPRLEIYHRFKNFLKTHVDDHGHNVFKERISDMCKENRESLVVNYEDLAAQEHVLAYFLPEAPAEMLKIFDEAAKEVVLAMYPKYDRIAQEIHVRISHLPLVEELRSLRQLHLNQLIRTSGVVTSCTGVLPQLSMVKYNCMKCSFILGPFFQSQNQEVKPGSCPECQSLGPFEINMEETVYQNYQRIKIQESPGKVAAGRLPRSKDAILLADLVDSCKPGDEIELTGIYHNNYDGSLNTANGFPVFATVILANHITKKDNKLAIGELTDEDVKVLVGLSKDEQIAEKIFASIAPSIYGHEDIKRGLALALFGGEPKNPGGKHKVRGDINVLLCGDPGTAKSQFLKYVEKVSSRAIFTTGQGASAVGLTAYVQRHPVSKEWTLEAGALVLADRGVCLIDEFDKMNDQDRTSIHEAMEQQSISISKAGIVTSLQARCTVIAAANPIGGRYDPSLTFSENVDLTEPIISRFDILCVVRDTVDPVQDEMLARFVVGSHIKHHPGSKEAVNGDSSEVILPNTYGVEPIPQEILRKYIVYAKEKVHPKLNQMDQDKVARMYSDLRKESMATGSIPITVRHIESMIRMAEAHARMHLRDYVVEDDVNMAIRVMLESFIDTQKFSVMRSMRKTFSRYLSFKRDNNELLLFILKQLVAEQVMYQRNRYGAQQDTIEVPEKDLVDKARQINIHNLSTFYDSEVFKMNRFSRDVKRKLILQQF